In Primulina eburnea isolate SZY01 chromosome 14, ASM2296580v1, whole genome shotgun sequence, the following proteins share a genomic window:
- the LOC140813103 gene encoding uncharacterized protein, with protein MAAEVSCFLRLMNGGSTTESGPTGKSTAPITIDFLGGGCTLESKELDLDLQVPCGWEKRLDLKSGKVYLQRSNPSNSPSSTSETKLKTSETFSKFEDLNFPPMSKQTLNLFDDSTLDLKLVSSLSGSPSSSNYQNVCTLDKVKSALERAEKESIKKRSISMSKTSSSRSNSSSSIKDSGLDHQEEKSYGSFAAGCPNCLLYVLISKSNPLCPRCNSYVPLPVAAAKKPRIDLNISI; from the exons ATGGCAGCCGAAGTCAGCTGTTTTCTCAGATTGATGAACGGTGGTAGTACGACGGAGTCGGGGCCGACCGGGAAATCAACAGCCCCGATCACTATAGACTTTCTTGGTGGGGGTTGTACCCTTGAATCCAAAGAACTCGACCTCGACTTGCAAGTGCCTTGTGGCTGGGAAAAGCGCCTCGATTTGAAG TCAGGAAAGGTGTATCTTCAGAGAAGCAATCCATCAAACTCACCCTCTTCAACCTCGGAAACGAAGCTGAAAACCAGCGAAACTTTCTCCAAATTTGAAGACCTCAATTTCCCTCCAATGTCGAAACAGACCTTAAACCTCTTCGACGACTCGACCTTGGACCTAAAGCTAGTTTCGTCGTTGTCTGGATCCCCATCATCCTCGAATTATCAAAACGTTTGCACTCTGGATAAAGTGAAGTCAGCACTCGAGAGGGCGGAGAAAGAATCCATCAAGAAACGTTCAATATCAATGTCCAAAACATCTTCATCGCGCTCGAATTCTTCGTCCTCGATCAAAGATAGTGGTCTTGATCATCAAGAGGAGAAATCATATGGCTCGTTCGCTGCAGGATGCCCCAATTGTTTGCTCTACGTGCTGATCTCGAAAAGCAACCCCCTATGCCCCCGATGCAACAGTTATGTGCCGTTGCCTGTGGCTGCAGCCAAGAAACCTCGTATTGACCTTAACATCTCCATTTGA